From a single Nicotiana tomentosiformis chromosome 2, ASM39032v3, whole genome shotgun sequence genomic region:
- the LOC138905357 gene encoding uncharacterized protein: MSNPWNNLGTPPHPTHSSSSTNPQPSSTPKPRKRRVKMLARKTVASSALSQKLNAQLQASQAQNSQNSSDSFKSATEGEETRSSDSEHVTSVPKPSSEIISEIAKNLEIRFILVGSVIDVKMPETRRRGEWLIVELSQRWREKVAEHTGGSGSGEAAEGLVNLGKQADEPGLSVEETLADLLKKLSDSYQPKKKGTTKATTSGTAIANKKRKTAPSETSDISLPRGRTTRSKLKQSEKELQRALEESKKKRVDKGKEKVVEHVEAVELDEMDLVHQSEKVAEVEVQTPKPKKAKTSSKKSSSVSKSVEPSISAKRPRYAVKAKQVKITKEDDWSGEEDDGSDGEKDKLTKFGKRTFLKGRLLKDLEEEGMIFLLEKLEIQGWKDMVLQLDGTLASNEIVE; this comes from the exons ATGTCTAACCCCTGGAATAACCTTGGTACTCCTCCACACCCTACTCATTCCTCTTCCTCTACAAACCCTCAACCTAGTTCTACCCCCAAACCAAGAAAAAGGAGAGTAAAAATGCTTGCTAGAAAAACAGTGGCCAGCAGTGCTTTATCTCAAAAATTAAATGCCCAGCTTCAAGCAAGCCAAgcccaaaactcacaaaattcgagtGATTCCTTTAAATCAGcgactgagggggaagaaactaGGTCTTCCGATTCTGAACATGTAACTTCCGTCCCAAAACCTTCATCTGAGATTATTTCTGAGATTGCTAAAAATTTAGAAATCAGGTTCATCCTGGTTGGGTCTGTGATAGATGTGAAAATGCCTGAGACAAGAAGGagaggtg AATGGTTAATTGTGGAGCTGAGCCAGAGATGGAGGGAGAAGGTGGCAGAACACACAGGAGGAAGTGGATCAGGAGAAGCCGCGGAAGGGCTAGTAAATCTTGGAAAGCAAGCAGACGAACCTGGTTTATCTGTTGAGGAAACACTGGCTGATCTCTTGAAAAAATTAAGTGACAGTTACCAACCCAAGAAGAAAGGAACTACTAAAGCTACAACCTCTGGGACAGCAATAGCCAACAAGAAGCGGAAAACTGCTCCTTCTGAGACCTCTGATATTTCTCTTCCAAGAGGAAGAACTACAAGGAGCAAGCTAAAGCAGAGTGAGAAGGAGTTGCAGAGAGCTTTAGAGGAGAGTAAGAAGAAAAGAGTGGATAAAGGGAAAGAAAAGGTGGTTGAGCATGTTGAGGCTGTTGAGTTGGATGAGATGGACCTGGTCCATCAAAGTGAAAAagtggcagaggtagaggttcagacTCCTAAGCCAAAGAAAGCCAAGACTTCCTCAAAAAAGTCTTCATCTGTTTCTAAGTCTGTTGAACCTTCTATCTCGGCTAAGCGACCCAGGTATGCAGTGAAAGCCAAGCAAGTGAAAATTACTAAAGAAGATGATTGGAGTGGTGAAGAGGATGATGGTTCTGATGGTGAGAAGGACAAGCTGACAAAGTTTGGTAAAAGAACATTTCTGAAGGGGAGATTGTTGAAGGACTTAGAAGAAGAAGGAATGATTTTTCTGCTAGAGAAGCTAGAGATACAGGggtggaaggacatggtccttcagttgGATGGGACACTGGCTAGTAATGAGATTGTGGAATGA